One genomic region from Leeia speluncae encodes:
- a CDS encoding THUMP domain-containing class I SAM-dependent RNA methyltransferase, producing the protein MSNERVHDFFATSPRGLETVLANELKSIGAENVQEVPGGVSFSGNWLLCAKVNRQSRIASRVLWKLRQAPYRTENDIYRAAVALPWGQWFNNDNTIKVSVSATKCPLRSLDFVTLKIKDAVCDHFRERTGARPSVDTVNPDHRVYAYLDPKTVTLYLDTSGEPLFKRGLRQVQGDAPLRENLAAGILVLSGWQADDGNGSCQPLLDPMCGSGTFLMEAAQMALGIDAGRGRPFSFEKIRSFPMEEWLAWRNERDAIKIETKALPIFGSDKFGDSLRLSKHNLDSAGLAGVVALKQCDVLEVSPPAENGVWVTNPPYGVRLGEQTALQAMYPKLGDVMKQRFAGWRCYYFTADLALAKGVRLSASKRTVLFNGALECRLFEYKVIAGSNRKPESDSPTESA; encoded by the coding sequence ATGAGTAATGAACGGGTACATGACTTTTTTGCGACCTCACCGCGAGGGTTAGAAACTGTCTTAGCAAACGAGCTAAAGTCAATTGGTGCGGAAAATGTACAAGAAGTGCCCGGAGGCGTTAGTTTTTCTGGGAATTGGTTATTGTGTGCCAAGGTAAACCGTCAAAGCCGCATTGCTAGTCGCGTGCTATGGAAGTTAAGACAAGCACCGTATCGGACTGAGAATGATATTTACCGTGCGGCGGTTGCCTTGCCATGGGGGCAGTGGTTTAACAATGACAACACAATCAAGGTTAGCGTATCGGCAACCAAGTGCCCATTACGCAGCTTAGATTTTGTGACCTTAAAAATTAAAGATGCCGTGTGTGATCATTTTAGAGAACGAACCGGCGCAAGACCTAGTGTAGATACCGTCAATCCAGATCATCGTGTTTACGCCTATTTAGATCCAAAAACAGTTACCCTGTACCTAGATACTTCCGGTGAGCCACTGTTTAAACGAGGCTTAAGGCAGGTGCAAGGGGATGCGCCACTGCGCGAAAACCTAGCGGCAGGTATTCTGGTGCTCTCCGGCTGGCAAGCAGATGATGGCAATGGTAGCTGCCAGCCCTTGTTAGATCCTATGTGTGGTAGTGGTACTTTCTTGATGGAAGCTGCTCAAATGGCGTTAGGCATTGATGCAGGTAGAGGTCGACCATTCTCCTTTGAGAAAATTCGTTCTTTCCCTATGGAAGAATGGTTGGCTTGGCGAAATGAACGTGATGCGATCAAGATTGAGACGAAAGCATTGCCTATTTTTGGAAGTGATAAGTTTGGTGATTCTCTCCGCCTATCAAAACACAACCTAGATAGTGCTGGTCTTGCCGGTGTGGTTGCGTTGAAACAGTGTGATGTGTTGGAAGTTAGCCCCCCTGCGGAGAATGGGGTGTGGGTAACGAACCCACCTTATGGTGTTCGATTAGGAGAGCAAACCGCGCTGCAGGCAATGTATCCAAAATTGGGTGATGTGATGAAGCAGCGTTTTGCGGGATGGCGCTGTTACTATTTTACGGCTGACTTGGCTCTGGCTAAAGGGGTTCGTTTGTCTGCTAGCAAACGTACTGTGCTATTTAATGGTGCATTAGAATGTCGCCTATTTGAATATAAAGTGATTGCAGGTTCTAATCGTAAGCCAGAATCTGATTCTCCAACGGAAAGTGCATAA
- a CDS encoding peptidylprolyl isomerase, with translation MATNVKLTTNFGAITLELDEVKAPKTVANFVEYVTSGFYNGTIFHRVIDGFMIQGGGFEAGMKQKDTRDQIENEAANGLKNDSYTVAMARTPDPHSATAQFFINVADNDFLNFRAANAQGFGYAVFGKVTEGQDVVDQIRKVATGSKGFHQDVPKEDVVIESAELI, from the coding sequence ATGGCAACTAACGTCAAACTAACAACCAATTTTGGTGCAATTACTCTAGAGCTAGATGAAGTAAAAGCCCCAAAAACAGTTGCTAACTTTGTTGAGTATGTAACATCTGGCTTCTACAACGGTACGATCTTCCACCGTGTAATCGATGGTTTCATGATCCAAGGCGGCGGCTTTGAAGCAGGCATGAAACAAAAAGACACTCGCGATCAAATTGAAAATGAAGCTGCTAACGGCCTGAAAAACGACAGTTACACAGTTGCGATGGCTCGTACGCCAGATCCGCACTCTGCTACCGCACAATTCTTTATCAACGTTGCAGATAACGATTTCCTAAACTTCCGCGCGGCAAACGCGCAAGGCTTCGGCTACGCGGTATTTGGTAAAGTGACCGAAGGTCAAGACGTTGTGGATCAAATCCGCAAAGTAGCAACCGGCAGCAAAGGTTTCCATCAAGACGTGCCTAAAGAAGATGTTGTTATTGAGTCTGCTGAATTAATCTAA
- a CDS encoding sulfurtransferase, whose product MFDLLISPSQLLALSKDNVVIVDCRHQLTDGEYGQKVYAEGHIPSAVRLHLDVDLSGEKTGNNGRHPLPNREAFASKLAKIGISNASQVIAYDDAGGMYAARLWWMLRWLGHDKVAVLDGGIQAYLAAGGLLDAELVALPAAEFVIKPTLEKTYSADDVLSALGSNQLLVVDARAAGRYAGEGETLDPVGGHIPGAKNYFFQRNLDANGCFLSAEVLKQQWMATIENQALDAVVNQCGSGVTACHNLLAQRIAGIAGAGLYPGSWSEWCADASRPVATGPTP is encoded by the coding sequence ATGTTTGACCTATTAATTTCCCCATCTCAATTACTCGCCTTGTCAAAAGACAATGTGGTCATTGTTGACTGCCGGCATCAGCTAACCGATGGGGAATATGGTCAAAAAGTGTATGCCGAAGGGCATATCCCTAGTGCAGTAAGGTTGCATCTCGATGTGGATTTGTCTGGCGAGAAAACAGGCAACAATGGTCGACATCCACTGCCAAACAGAGAGGCATTTGCAAGCAAGCTAGCAAAAATTGGTATTTCTAATGCTTCTCAAGTGATCGCTTATGATGATGCCGGCGGGATGTATGCGGCCAGACTGTGGTGGATGCTTCGTTGGTTGGGTCATGACAAAGTGGCTGTATTAGATGGCGGTATCCAAGCCTATTTAGCAGCCGGTGGGTTATTAGATGCTGAGTTAGTGGCTTTGCCTGCTGCCGAGTTTGTGATCAAGCCAACGTTAGAGAAAACCTATTCCGCAGACGATGTATTGTCTGCGCTAGGAAGTAATCAACTTTTAGTTGTCGATGCTCGGGCGGCCGGTCGTTATGCCGGGGAAGGGGAGACCTTAGACCCGGTTGGTGGCCATATCCCTGGTGCTAAGAATTACTTCTTTCAACGAAATTTAGATGCAAATGGTTGTTTTCTAAGCGCTGAGGTGTTAAAGCAACAATGGATGGCAACCATTGAAAATCAGGCTTTAGACGCCGTGGTGAATCAATGTGGCTCAGGGGTGACGGCATGTCACAACTTATTGGCGCAGCGAATTGCCGGCATTGCTGGTGCAGGATTGTACCCAGGCTCATGGAGCGAGTGGTGTGCAGATGCTTCCCGCCCTGTTGCTACAGGGCCAACACCTTAG
- a CDS encoding UDP-2,3-diacylglucosamine diphosphatase, producing the protein MSFTSIYLISDLHLATVKSPEFKHFQQFLNRLQSNDQLYILGDFFDAWVGDDAVHLPDLATIADALKTTSQKGCALYFMHGNRDFLVGKAFCDAVGAHLLMAPHRISVGSKEYLLLHGDELCTDDVAYQQFRQEVRGEEWQLAFLNKPLEERLAIATHLRAESLRSKSSKEMSIMDVNEVAVKSILATSPGANLIHGHTHRPAIHRYENQARMVIPDWHEEDWGYIHLTDSGASLYQYQDQVAKVLAL; encoded by the coding sequence ATGTCCTTCACAAGTATCTACCTCATTTCAGACCTTCACCTAGCCACGGTGAAGAGCCCTGAGTTTAAGCATTTCCAGCAATTTCTCAATCGCCTTCAATCAAATGATCAGCTCTATATTTTGGGTGATTTTTTTGATGCATGGGTGGGCGATGATGCAGTTCATTTACCCGATTTAGCAACGATCGCAGATGCGTTAAAAACTACATCCCAAAAGGGTTGTGCGCTTTATTTCATGCACGGTAATCGAGACTTTTTGGTCGGAAAGGCATTTTGTGATGCAGTTGGTGCTCACCTATTGATGGCGCCACATCGAATCTCAGTCGGCAGCAAAGAATATCTGCTACTTCATGGTGATGAGTTATGTACTGATGACGTTGCCTATCAACAGTTCCGTCAAGAAGTACGAGGTGAAGAGTGGCAATTGGCTTTCTTAAACAAACCATTAGAAGAACGGTTAGCCATTGCAACGCATCTTAGAGCGGAAAGCTTGCGGTCAAAATCATCCAAAGAAATGTCGATCATGGATGTGAATGAAGTAGCGGTGAAATCAATCCTTGCGACTTCCCCAGGCGCAAACCTTATCCATGGGCATACCCATCGACCTGCGATTCATCGATACGAAAATCAGGCTAGAATGGTGATTCCTGATTGGCATGAAGAGGACTGGGGATACATTCACTTAACAGATAGTGGAGCATCCCTTTATCAATACCAAGATCAAGTCGCTAAGGTGTTGGCCCTGTAG
- a CDS encoding peptidylprolyl isomerase codes for MKLFKHSMALLLAVASSYAFASNPVVEIKTNQGTIVAELFEDKAPVTVKNFLTYVDSGFYNGTLFHRSIPHFMVQGGGFAPGLKQKPTQAPIKNEASPSLPNKEGTLAMARTNDPDSATSQFFINLNDNKHLNYYKPEPGYIGYAVFGKVLKGYEVAEKMGSVATHSAGAFEDVPDRDIVIESISRVAQAAPPAAAPAKKPVKKKSSKKKASKA; via the coding sequence ATGAAGTTATTCAAGCATTCAATGGCACTACTGCTCGCTGTCGCTAGTAGTTATGCATTCGCGAGTAACCCTGTAGTGGAAATCAAAACCAACCAAGGGACCATCGTTGCGGAGTTATTTGAAGATAAAGCGCCTGTGACAGTGAAAAACTTTCTCACCTACGTCGACTCTGGTTTTTATAACGGGACATTATTTCACCGTTCCATCCCTCACTTTATGGTTCAAGGTGGTGGTTTTGCCCCGGGTTTAAAGCAAAAACCAACGCAAGCGCCAATTAAAAACGAAGCAAGCCCATCTTTGCCAAACAAAGAAGGCACGCTAGCGATGGCCAGAACAAATGATCCTGACTCTGCAACAAGTCAATTTTTCATTAACCTAAACGATAATAAACACCTAAACTACTATAAGCCTGAACCGGGTTATATTGGCTATGCAGTGTTTGGAAAAGTCCTTAAGGGTTATGAAGTTGCAGAAAAAATGGGCAGTGTTGCAACCCACTCTGCTGGCGCATTTGAAGATGTACCGGATAGAGATATTGTAATTGAATCGATTAGTCGTGTTGCTCAGGCAGCACCTCCTGCTGCTGCACCAGCTAAAAAGCCGGTAAAGAAAAAAAGTAGCAAAAAGAAAGCCTCTAAAGCATAA
- the hemB gene encoding porphobilinogen synthase translates to MNLPRQFPSSRMRRLRRHAFSRNLVREHALTVNDLIYPVFVLEDSGREEAVASMPGVIRKSIDLLLKEAEECVKLGIPMLALFPVVHSDKKSLLAEEAYNPEGLVPQIIKALKANFPELGVMTDVALDPYTIHGQDGIIDEDGYVLNEITVDILCKQAVCHANAGADVVAPSDMMDGRIGRIRQSLDEAGHELTQIMAYSAKYASSFYGPFRDAVGSAGNLGKGNKYTYQMDPANTNEALHEVALDIQEGADMVMVKPGMPYLDIIRRVKDEFGVPTFAYQVSGEYAMLKAAAQNGWLDEKACVLESLMAFKRAGADGILTYFAPSVARWLQEK, encoded by the coding sequence ATGAATTTACCTCGTCAATTTCCATCAAGCCGCATGCGTCGGCTACGTAGACATGCGTTTTCACGTAATCTAGTAAGAGAACATGCACTGACCGTAAATGACCTGATTTATCCAGTTTTTGTCTTAGAAGATAGCGGCAGAGAAGAAGCCGTTGCCTCTATGCCTGGCGTCATTCGCAAAAGTATCGATTTACTGCTGAAAGAAGCAGAAGAATGTGTGAAGCTGGGCATCCCTATGCTTGCCTTATTTCCTGTCGTGCATAGCGATAAAAAATCATTGCTAGCAGAAGAGGCATACAACCCTGAAGGGCTTGTTCCGCAAATCATCAAAGCACTCAAAGCCAACTTTCCTGAATTGGGCGTGATGACAGATGTCGCGTTAGACCCTTATACCATCCACGGCCAAGATGGCATTATTGATGAGGATGGCTATGTCCTGAATGAAATCACGGTGGATATTTTATGTAAACAAGCCGTTTGTCATGCCAATGCTGGCGCTGATGTAGTTGCCCCATCAGATATGATGGATGGCCGCATTGGGCGTATTCGTCAATCACTCGATGAAGCGGGCCATGAACTCACTCAAATCATGGCTTACTCGGCCAAATATGCGTCTAGCTTCTATGGCCCATTCAGAGACGCCGTTGGATCAGCGGGTAATTTGGGCAAAGGCAATAAATACACGTACCAAATGGACCCCGCCAATACGAATGAAGCCCTGCATGAAGTCGCACTAGATATTCAAGAAGGTGCAGATATGGTCATGGTGAAGCCTGGTATGCCATACTTAGATATTATTCGCCGTGTCAAAGATGAATTTGGTGTACCTACTTTTGCCTACCAAGTGAGCGGCGAATATGCAATGCTAAAAGCTGCTGCGCAAAATGGCTGGCTAGATGAGAAAGCTTGCGTGTTAGAAAGCCTGATGGCATTTAAGCGAGCTGGCGCAGATGGCATCCTCACTTACTTTGCACCAAGCGTCGCGCGTTGGTTGCAGGAAAAATAA
- a CDS encoding L,D-transpeptidase Cds6 family protein: protein MKSKKPKQLLPKRLIAFLLAILPAASISSFNVIENTSSVNEPIGGTDTPSQTTHMTSLVLPTFEGAIAHKKPEALLVRAIELIRSGKLEDAQLALNQLITAYPNYKLAYLIQGDLLLARQHAISTLGNLASAQPNDLSDLRHEAKVRVDHYVSDIPTEEVPSNAVKLADSQKYILAVDVVKSRMFVYQNVNGLPKRIDDFYITIGKNGFDKYVEGDQRTPLGVYFVTSELAKSTLPDMYGDAAFPLNYPNEWDKRENRTGHGIWIHGSPSGTYSRPPLSSNGCVALTNPDLGALRKYLQVGITPVIISKNFQWVKAGDQAQLKSSLESNIESWRKDWESLNTQRYLSHYADSFKNSTADLSTWKAQKSAVNATRKWLKVGVKNLSLFAYPGKSDLVVATFEQNYESDVVSGTSIKRQYWQRFGNDWKIVFEDAA, encoded by the coding sequence TTTCTACTCGCAATCTTGCCAGCAGCATCAATCAGCTCGTTCAATGTGATCGAAAATACTTCCTCCGTTAACGAGCCCATTGGTGGCACAGACACCCCGAGTCAAACGACTCACATGACCTCTTTGGTTTTACCCACATTCGAAGGGGCGATCGCGCATAAAAAGCCTGAGGCACTGTTAGTCAGGGCCATTGAGCTCATTAGATCAGGTAAATTAGAAGATGCCCAACTTGCCTTAAACCAACTCATTACGGCCTATCCAAACTATAAATTAGCTTATTTAATTCAGGGCGATTTACTGCTAGCAAGGCAACATGCGATTAGCACCTTAGGGAATCTTGCGAGCGCACAACCAAATGACTTATCTGACTTACGACACGAAGCCAAAGTACGCGTAGATCATTACGTGAGTGATATTCCGACAGAAGAAGTACCATCGAATGCAGTCAAGTTGGCAGACTCACAAAAATACATACTAGCCGTAGACGTTGTAAAGTCACGCATGTTTGTCTATCAAAACGTGAATGGACTGCCTAAGCGCATCGATGACTTTTACATTACGATTGGGAAAAATGGTTTCGACAAATATGTTGAAGGCGACCAAAGAACACCGCTAGGTGTTTATTTTGTTACTTCAGAACTGGCCAAATCAACTTTGCCAGACATGTATGGTGATGCTGCGTTTCCACTTAATTATCCAAATGAATGGGATAAAAGAGAAAATCGTACAGGTCATGGCATCTGGATTCATGGCAGCCCATCCGGAACCTATAGTCGCCCACCATTATCGTCGAATGGTTGCGTTGCATTAACCAACCCTGACTTAGGTGCACTTCGAAAGTATCTTCAGGTTGGGATTACGCCAGTTATCATCAGTAAGAACTTTCAATGGGTAAAAGCAGGAGATCAGGCCCAGCTAAAGTCCTCATTAGAAAGCAATATTGAGTCTTGGCGTAAAGACTGGGAAAGTTTAAATACGCAACGATACCTTTCTCACTATGCTGATTCATTTAAAAACTCAACGGCTGACTTAAGTACTTGGAAAGCGCAGAAATCAGCCGTTAATGCGACTCGCAAATGGTTAAAAGTGGGCGTAAAGAATCTGAGTTTATTTGCTTACCCAGGCAAGAGTGACTTAGTAGTCGCTACTTTTGAACAGAATTATGAAAGCGATGTCGTTAGCGGCACAAGTATCAAACGCCAATATTGGCAGCGGTTTGGTAATGATTGGAAAATCGTTTTTGAGGATGCAGCTTAA